A genomic segment from uncultured Alistipes sp. encodes:
- a CDS encoding alpha-galactosidase, translating to MLCLGVCPAAESPIRIHTDLTDLLLKVDEQGRLCQSYFGPALQNEQELAMLPPGNEAFATHGPGNQFAPALQMTHPDGNTSLQLVYEKHQTCRLDEGITQTTVSLRDRAYPVEVKLILTAFERENVIKSRTEILHDERGSVTLHAYASSMLRLQAGSYHLTEFSGDWAREANLTEARLTFGKKILDSPLGTRANMFCSPMFAVALDTPVSETNGTVLLGTLAWSGNFRFTFEVDQNNELRILAGINPFASEYPLSPKKVFRTPEFIFTLSTRGIGEASRSLHDWARRHQLKEGEQGRMTLLNNWEATFFDFDEERLCAIMDDAREIGVEMFLLDDGWFGNKHPRHDDTQGLGDWIENREKLPGGIPALTRAAKKRGIRFGLWIEPEMVNPRSLLYEKHPDWILRYPNREACYFRNQLVLDLTNPEVQEFVFGTVDRLMSENPDIAYFKWDCNSPIMNAHSPYLGSEQSRLWVDYVKGFYAVLERIREKYPDLPMMLCSGGGGRTDYGALRYFTEFWPSDNTDPLERIFIQWGYSCFFPLKSLCAHVTNWNRSTSIKFRTDVAMMGKLGFDLVVKKLSPDEIRFVQQALKDYKRLRPTILDGDLYRLVSPYSGQHAALQTVAKDRSQSVLFAYDLNPRYGEPLQPVRPEGLDPDRHYRIREINLMPGESSRLALNDRVLSGDYLMKVGLEIFSTERARSTVVELTAE from the coding sequence ATGCTGTGCCTCGGCGTGTGCCCGGCGGCGGAGAGCCCCATTCGTATCCACACCGACCTGACGGATCTCCTCCTCAAGGTCGACGAACAAGGGAGACTCTGTCAAAGCTATTTCGGTCCGGCGCTGCAGAATGAACAGGAGCTGGCGATGCTCCCTCCGGGCAACGAGGCCTTCGCAACTCACGGCCCGGGGAATCAGTTCGCACCCGCCCTGCAAATGACCCACCCCGATGGGAACACCTCCCTGCAACTCGTCTACGAGAAGCACCAAACCTGCAGGCTCGACGAGGGGATCACCCAAACCACCGTCTCGCTGCGTGACAGGGCCTATCCGGTCGAGGTGAAGCTGATCCTTACGGCCTTCGAGCGCGAAAACGTGATCAAAAGCCGGACTGAGATCCTGCACGACGAACGGGGAAGTGTCACGCTGCACGCATACGCCTCGTCGATGCTCCGTCTGCAGGCCGGGAGCTACCATCTCACCGAATTCTCCGGAGACTGGGCCCGAGAGGCCAACCTCACCGAGGCCCGGTTGACCTTTGGCAAGAAAATCCTCGACTCTCCGCTCGGGACACGTGCCAACATGTTCTGTTCGCCGATGTTTGCCGTGGCGCTCGATACTCCGGTCTCCGAAACCAACGGAACGGTGCTCCTCGGGACGCTGGCCTGGAGCGGCAACTTCCGTTTCACCTTCGAGGTGGACCAGAACAACGAATTGCGAATCCTCGCAGGGATCAACCCCTTTGCATCCGAATATCCCCTGTCGCCGAAAAAGGTGTTCCGGACCCCTGAATTCATCTTCACGCTCAGCACCCGGGGGATCGGAGAGGCGAGCCGGAGTCTGCACGACTGGGCCCGCCGCCACCAGCTCAAGGAGGGTGAGCAGGGTCGGATGACCCTGCTCAACAACTGGGAGGCGACCTTTTTCGATTTCGACGAAGAGAGGCTCTGCGCCATCATGGACGACGCCCGGGAGATCGGCGTGGAGATGTTCCTGCTCGACGACGGATGGTTCGGGAACAAGCACCCCCGGCACGACGACACGCAGGGTCTCGGAGACTGGATCGAGAACCGCGAGAAACTCCCCGGCGGAATCCCCGCACTCACCCGGGCCGCAAAAAAACGGGGAATACGTTTCGGATTGTGGATAGAGCCCGAAATGGTGAATCCCCGCAGCCTCCTCTACGAAAAACATCCGGACTGGATACTCCGATATCCCAACCGCGAAGCGTGTTATTTCCGGAATCAGCTCGTTCTGGACCTCACAAATCCCGAAGTGCAGGAGTTCGTATTCGGCACCGTGGATCGGCTTATGTCGGAGAATCCCGACATCGCCTACTTCAAGTGGGACTGCAACAGCCCGATCATGAATGCCCATTCCCCCTACCTGGGATCCGAACAGTCTCGGCTCTGGGTCGATTATGTCAAGGGGTTCTACGCGGTACTGGAACGCATCCGCGAGAAATATCCCGATCTTCCGATGATGCTCTGTTCGGGAGGCGGTGGAAGAACCGACTACGGAGCCCTCCGCTATTTCACGGAGTTCTGGCCCAGCGACAACACGGATCCCCTGGAGCGAATCTTCATCCAGTGGGGATACTCCTGCTTCTTTCCCCTGAAAAGTCTGTGTGCACACGTGACAAACTGGAACCGGTCGACATCGATCAAGTTCCGGACCGACGTGGCCATGATGGGCAAGCTAGGATTCGACCTCGTCGTCAAGAAGCTGTCGCCCGACGAGATCCGATTCGTACAGCAGGCGCTGAAAGATTACAAACGCCTTCGTCCTACGATTCTCGACGGCGATCTCTACCGGCTTGTTTCACCCTACAGCGGGCAGCATGCGGCCCTCCAGACCGTAGCGAAAGATCGGTCCCAGTCCGTTCTGTTTGCCTATGACCTCAACCCACGCTATGGAGAGCCGCTGCAACCCGTACGCCCGGAAGGCCTCGACCCGGACCGTCACTACCGCATTCGCGAGATCAACCTCATGCCGGGCGAAAGTTCCCGACTCGCACTCAACGATCGCGTACTGAGCGGCGATTACCTGATGAAAGTCGGACTGGAGATCTTCTCCACGGAACGGGCCCGCAGCACCGTTGTTGAACTGACGGCCGAATAG
- the gcvT gene encoding glycine cleavage system aminomethyltransferase GcvT, with product MKTTVFTDYHIAAGARMAEFAGYNMPIEFTGITDEHMTVRQGAGVFDVSHMGEIWVKGPKAEALLQRITTNDVSKLYDGKVQYSCMPNGRGGIVDDILVYRIDAETYMLCVNAANIDKDWAHICAVGRGEFGMEAGPGKELYNASDEICQLAVQGPLAMKIVQKMCAEPVEGMEYYTFKKMEVAGCRAILSITGYTGAGGCEIYVANEDGAKLWKALWEAGAEYGLKNIGLGARDTLRLEKGFCLYGNDIDDTTSPLEAGLGWITKFAEGKNFIDRELLERQKAEGVTRKLVGLKMVERGIPRHGYKLAAADGREIGHVTSGTMSPCLKVGVALGYVETACAKPGTEVAVIIREKPVKAEVVKIPFV from the coding sequence ATGAAAACCACCGTATTTACCGATTATCACATTGCCGCGGGAGCCAGGATGGCCGAATTCGCGGGTTACAACATGCCCATCGAGTTCACGGGCATCACCGACGAGCACATGACCGTGCGCCAGGGCGCCGGGGTCTTCGACGTGAGCCACATGGGCGAGATCTGGGTCAAGGGACCGAAGGCCGAAGCGCTGCTGCAGCGCATCACGACCAACGACGTGTCGAAACTCTACGACGGGAAGGTGCAGTATTCGTGTATGCCGAACGGGCGCGGGGGGATCGTGGACGACATCCTGGTCTACCGGATCGATGCCGAGACCTACATGCTGTGCGTCAACGCCGCGAACATCGACAAGGACTGGGCGCATATCTGCGCCGTAGGCCGCGGGGAGTTCGGCATGGAGGCGGGCCCGGGCAAGGAGCTCTACAACGCTTCGGACGAGATCTGCCAACTGGCCGTGCAGGGGCCGCTGGCGATGAAGATCGTGCAGAAGATGTGCGCCGAACCGGTCGAGGGGATGGAGTACTATACCTTTAAGAAGATGGAGGTTGCCGGCTGCCGGGCGATCCTCTCGATCACGGGCTATACGGGCGCCGGGGGGTGCGAGATCTACGTGGCCAACGAGGACGGCGCGAAGCTTTGGAAGGCGCTCTGGGAGGCCGGAGCTGAATACGGGCTGAAGAACATCGGCCTGGGGGCCCGGGACACGCTGCGCCTGGAGAAGGGCTTCTGCCTCTACGGCAACGACATCGACGACACGACCTCGCCGCTGGAGGCGGGCCTGGGGTGGATCACGAAGTTCGCCGAAGGGAAGAATTTCATCGATCGGGAGCTGCTGGAGCGCCAGAAGGCCGAGGGCGTGACGCGCAAGCTGGTGGGCCTGAAGATGGTCGAACGGGGCATTCCGCGCCACGGCTACAAATTGGCGGCTGCGGACGGCCGGGAGATCGGCCACGTGACGTCGGGCACGATGTCGCCGTGCCTGAAGGTGGGCGTGGCGCTGGGCTACGTCGAGACGGCCTGCGCAAAACCCGGTACGGAGGTTGCGGTGATCATCCGTGAGAAGCCCGTGAAGGCCGAAGTGGTCAAGATACCTTTTGTCTAA
- a CDS encoding PEP/pyruvate-binding domain-containing protein, whose protein sequence is MNKSLEQYMPDGSKLPYRFMKYRIHKILLVCCSYDGYILEEDGHIESQINQEYIDLNMSNPPSLTRVSSTAEALEALREDDSYDFILTMYNVGEPDVFAFAHIVKERHPNIPVALLTSFSKDIYRRIEEQDHSGLDYIFSWHGNTDLIIGIIKLIEDKMNADEDILEGGVQAILLVEDSIRFYSTYLPELYKLILLQNTEFLKDAFNEQQQVLRKRARPKILLARSYDEATELYDRYRKNLLGVISDVGFILHRNDPSDTEKLDAGIDLCRRIKQDNPLMPVLLQSSQTSFEEQARELGAGFIAKNSKTLLSQLSEYIAKEFAFGDFVFEDPETGAEIGRAKDLTQMQQMIATIPDRAFEYHTSQNHLSKWLYSRGLFPLAASIRQYNKSHFSTVEEHRRVLVNLIRDYRTLLGQGVVARFDPETYSDAVAFARIGEGSLGGKARGLAFMNSMLMKHHQYDKHDNVRIMIPRSVVIATEYFDEFIRRNGLQYIISQEFSDEEILSEFVTSTMPQRLQEELKAYIRTVRTPLAVRSSSKLEDSHYQPFAGIYSTYMIPYTDNEDQMLRLLLRAVKSVYASVYFAASRAYIATSQNLISEEKMAVIIQEVCGTEQNGLWFPTCSGVARSINYYPIGDEQAADGVCNVAMGLGKLVVDGGRTLRFSPRYPQKVLQTSTPELALSDTQTEILALSLRPEEFRTSIDDAVNLRRLSLREIADFRNSKFVCSVWDRENERISDSPFDRGRKVITFNNILKYNTFPLAEIISDILRMGAEEMRCPVEVEFAVNMDVAPGRKQIFNLLQIRPIIDNQDNRAIDWSAEDPGQALIYGEQALGIGMMADLADIIYVKNGTFDSLSTEKIAAELLTLNNRMRDEGRSYILVGPGRWGSSDPFLGVPVKWNHISEAKVIVECGIEKFEVEPSQGTHFFQNVTSLGVGYLTISPFRGDGIFREERLDAMPAHYDGTYLRQVRFERPLWVCIDGRSNRGMIRENTDE, encoded by the coding sequence ATGAACAAAAGCCTCGAACAGTACATGCCCGACGGGAGCAAACTCCCCTACCGGTTCATGAAATACCGGATCCACAAGATCCTCCTCGTCTGCTGCAGCTACGACGGATACATCCTCGAAGAGGACGGACACATCGAATCCCAGATCAACCAGGAGTATATCGACCTCAACATGTCGAACCCCCCGTCGCTCACCCGCGTGAGCTCCACGGCCGAGGCCCTCGAGGCCCTGCGCGAAGACGACTCCTACGACTTCATCCTCACGATGTACAACGTCGGAGAGCCCGACGTCTTCGCATTCGCACACATCGTCAAGGAGCGGCACCCCAACATCCCCGTCGCGCTGCTCACCTCCTTCTCCAAGGACATCTACCGCCGCATCGAGGAGCAGGACCATTCGGGCCTCGACTACATCTTCTCCTGGCACGGAAACACAGACCTGATCATCGGTATCATCAAGCTCATCGAGGACAAGATGAACGCCGACGAGGATATTCTCGAAGGGGGCGTGCAGGCCATCCTCCTGGTCGAGGACTCGATCCGCTTCTACTCCACCTACCTGCCCGAACTCTACAAGCTGATCCTGCTGCAGAACACCGAGTTCCTGAAGGATGCCTTCAACGAACAGCAGCAGGTCCTCCGCAAACGCGCCCGCCCCAAGATCCTCCTGGCCCGCAGCTACGACGAGGCCACGGAGCTTTACGACCGTTACCGCAAAAACCTCCTCGGCGTGATCTCCGACGTGGGGTTCATCCTCCACCGCAACGACCCCTCCGACACCGAAAAACTCGACGCCGGGATCGACCTCTGCCGACGCATCAAGCAGGACAACCCCCTGATGCCCGTCCTGCTGCAGTCCTCGCAGACCTCCTTCGAGGAGCAGGCCCGCGAACTCGGGGCCGGATTCATCGCCAAGAACTCCAAGACGCTCCTCTCCCAGCTGAGCGAATACATCGCCAAGGAGTTCGCATTCGGCGACTTCGTCTTCGAAGACCCCGAAACCGGCGCCGAAATCGGACGCGCCAAGGACCTCACCCAGATGCAGCAGATGATCGCCACGATTCCCGACAGGGCCTTCGAATACCATACCTCGCAGAACCACCTCTCCAAGTGGCTCTATTCGCGCGGCCTCTTCCCCCTGGCCGCCTCCATCCGCCAATACAACAAAAGCCACTTCTCCACGGTCGAGGAGCACCGCCGCGTCCTCGTGAACCTCATCCGCGACTACCGCACGCTCCTCGGACAGGGCGTCGTCGCGCGATTCGACCCCGAAACCTACTCCGACGCCGTGGCTTTCGCCCGCATCGGCGAAGGATCGCTCGGCGGCAAGGCCCGCGGACTGGCCTTCATGAACTCCATGCTCATGAAGCACCACCAGTACGACAAACACGACAACGTCCGCATCATGATCCCCCGCTCGGTGGTCATCGCTACGGAGTACTTCGACGAGTTCATCCGCCGGAACGGACTCCAGTACATCATCTCCCAGGAGTTCTCCGACGAGGAGATCCTCTCGGAATTCGTCACCTCGACCATGCCGCAACGCCTCCAGGAGGAGCTCAAGGCATACATCCGGACCGTACGGACCCCGCTGGCCGTGCGCTCCTCCTCGAAACTCGAAGACTCCCACTACCAGCCCTTCGCCGGGATCTACTCCACCTACATGATCCCATACACCGACAACGAGGACCAGATGCTGCGACTCCTCCTGCGCGCCGTCAAGAGCGTCTACGCCTCGGTCTACTTCGCCGCGTCGAGGGCCTACATCGCCACCTCGCAGAACCTCATCTCCGAGGAGAAGATGGCCGTCATCATCCAGGAGGTCTGCGGAACGGAGCAGAACGGACTCTGGTTCCCCACCTGCTCCGGAGTCGCCCGGTCGATCAACTACTACCCCATCGGCGACGAACAGGCCGCCGACGGCGTCTGCAACGTCGCCATGGGGCTCGGGAAACTCGTCGTCGACGGAGGACGCACCCTCCGCTTCTCGCCCCGATACCCGCAGAAGGTCCTCCAGACCTCAACCCCCGAACTGGCCCTGAGCGACACCCAGACCGAGATCCTCGCCCTGAGTCTCCGCCCCGAGGAGTTCCGCACCTCGATCGACGACGCCGTGAACCTGCGCCGTCTCTCCCTGCGCGAAATCGCCGATTTCCGAAACTCGAAGTTCGTCTGCTCGGTCTGGGACCGCGAGAACGAGCGCATCTCCGACAGCCCCTTCGACCGCGGACGCAAGGTCATCACGTTCAACAACATCCTCAAGTACAACACCTTCCCCCTCGCCGAGATCATTTCGGACATCCTCCGCATGGGCGCCGAGGAGATGCGCTGCCCCGTCGAGGTGGAGTTCGCCGTCAACATGGACGTCGCACCCGGACGCAAGCAGATCTTCAACCTCCTCCAGATCCGACCCATCATCGACAACCAGGACAACCGCGCCATCGACTGGTCCGCCGAAGACCCCGGACAGGCCCTGATCTACGGAGAACAGGCCCTCGGAATCGGCATGATGGCCGACCTCGCGGACATCATCTATGTCAAGAACGGCACCTTCGACTCGCTCTCCACCGAGAAAATCGCCGCGGAGCTCCTTACGCTCAACAACCGGATGCGCGACGAAGGGCGTTCGTACATCCTCGTCGGACCCGGACGCTGGGGATCCTCCGATCCCTTCCTCGGCGTGCCCGTCAAGTGGAACCACATCTCCGAGGCGAAGGTCATCGTCGAGTGCGGAATCGAAAAGTTCGAGGTCGAACCCTCCCAGGGTACCCACTTCTTCCAGAACGTCACCTCGCTCGGCGTCGGCTATCTGACCATCAGCCCCTTCCGCGGCGACGGGATCTTCCGCGAAGAGCGCCTCGACGCCATGCCCGCCCATTACGACGGGACCTATTTGCGGCAGGTGCGCTTCGAGCGGCCCCTCTGGGTCTGCATCGACGGACGTTCGAACAGGGGAATGATTCGGGAAAATACCGATGAATGA
- a CDS encoding dihydroorotate dehydrogenase-like protein — protein sequence MKTEYLGLQLSGPVIVSSSPYTSNLAHIESCVRAGAGAVVLKSIFEEQIYRQAASLDKMEGYGDAGEYLERYLGDAYKAELLQLVADAAKTGIPVIGSINCVGSGDAWIDYATSMQAAGASALELNIFLLPTDRHVSATEIEQHYADIVRKVCAAVTIPVSVKLPMRLTNVLSTCDTLLARGAKGVVLFNRFFEPDIDIEKMTFQPADPFSQPTELRHVLRSTALCSHALPQLDISVSTGVHDGAAAVKALLCGASAVQVCTAIHKHGYEVIGQIGSFIDEWAARHGFDTLESFRGRMDYGSSEGEFYQRVQYMKYFPHDAE from the coding sequence ATGAAAACGGAATATTTGGGACTTCAACTGTCGGGTCCCGTGATTGTGAGCAGTTCGCCCTACACGTCGAACCTGGCTCATATCGAGTCGTGCGTCCGTGCGGGTGCGGGCGCCGTGGTGCTGAAGTCGATCTTCGAGGAGCAGATCTACCGCCAGGCGGCCTCGCTGGACAAGATGGAGGGCTACGGTGACGCCGGGGAGTACCTCGAACGCTACCTGGGCGACGCCTACAAGGCCGAGTTGCTGCAACTGGTCGCCGATGCCGCCAAGACGGGCATTCCGGTGATCGGCAGCATCAACTGCGTGGGTTCGGGCGATGCGTGGATCGACTATGCGACGTCGATGCAGGCCGCCGGGGCCTCGGCTCTGGAGCTGAATATCTTCCTGCTTCCTACGGACCGCCACGTCTCGGCCACCGAGATCGAGCAGCACTATGCGGACATCGTTCGCAAGGTTTGTGCGGCGGTGACGATCCCGGTTTCGGTGAAGTTGCCGATGCGCCTGACGAACGTGCTGTCGACGTGCGACACGCTGCTGGCGCGTGGTGCGAAGGGCGTTGTGCTGTTCAACCGCTTCTTCGAGCCCGACATCGACATCGAGAAAATGACGTTTCAGCCTGCGGATCCGTTCAGCCAGCCGACGGAACTCCGTCACGTGCTGCGCAGTACGGCCCTGTGCTCGCACGCGCTGCCTCAACTGGACATTTCGGTTTCGACGGGTGTACACGACGGTGCTGCGGCGGTCAAGGCGCTGCTTTGCGGGGCTTCGGCGGTTCAGGTCTGCACGGCGATCCACAAGCACGGTTACGAGGTGATCGGCCAGATCGGGTCGTTCATCGACGAGTGGGCTGCACGCCACGGCTTCGATACGTTGGAGTCGTTCCGCGGCCGGATGGATTACGGCTCTTCGGAAGGGGAGTTCTACCAGCGCGTGCAGTACATGAAGTACTTCCCGCACGATGCCGAATAG
- the gdhA gene encoding NADP-specific glutamate dehydrogenase, with product MNVNKIMTDLERKHPGESEYLQAVREVLMTVEDAYNQHPEFEANRIAERIVEPDRIFTFKVVWVDDKGEVQTNIGYRVQFNNAIGPYKGGLRFHPSVNLSILKFLGFEQIFKNALTTLPMGGAKGGSDFNPKGKSDREVMRFCQAFMTELWRHIGPETDVPAGDIGVGGREIGFLYGMYRKLAQENTGVLTGKGMTYGGSLIRPEATGFGAVYFLRQMLEKAGMDIKGQTIAISGFGNVAWGAATKATELGAKVVTISGPDGYVYDEEGLNAEKIAYMLELRASNNDVVEPYVEKFPNAKFFPGRKPWEVKVDIAMPCATQNELDGEDARKLLANGVKIVAEVSNMGCRPEAIDAFIAARIPYGPGKAVNAGGVATSGLEMTQNAQKLNWTAEEVDAKLHQIMSSIHHACLEYGTEADGYINYMKGANIAGFMKVAKSMVEQGVL from the coding sequence ATGAACGTTAACAAAATCATGACCGACCTCGAACGCAAGCACCCCGGTGAAAGCGAATACCTCCAGGCCGTGCGCGAAGTGCTGATGACCGTCGAAGACGCCTACAACCAGCACCCCGAATTCGAGGCCAACCGTATCGCGGAACGGATCGTCGAACCCGACCGCATCTTTACGTTCAAAGTCGTATGGGTAGACGACAAGGGCGAAGTACAGACCAATATCGGCTACCGTGTCCAGTTCAACAACGCCATCGGCCCCTACAAGGGCGGATTGCGTTTCCACCCCTCGGTCAACCTCTCGATCCTCAAGTTCCTCGGCTTCGAGCAGATCTTCAAGAACGCCCTCACCACGCTCCCCATGGGCGGCGCCAAGGGCGGCTCGGACTTCAACCCCAAAGGCAAGTCCGACCGCGAGGTCATGCGCTTCTGCCAGGCCTTCATGACCGAACTCTGGCGGCACATCGGTCCCGAAACCGATGTCCCGGCCGGTGATATCGGCGTCGGAGGCCGCGAAATCGGATTCCTCTACGGCATGTACCGCAAACTCGCCCAGGAAAATACCGGCGTCCTGACCGGAAAGGGCATGACCTACGGAGGTTCGCTGATCCGTCCCGAGGCCACCGGTTTCGGCGCCGTCTATTTCCTGCGCCAGATGCTCGAAAAGGCCGGGATGGACATCAAGGGCCAGACCATCGCCATCTCCGGATTCGGGAACGTCGCCTGGGGCGCCGCCACGAAGGCCACGGAACTCGGGGCCAAGGTCGTCACGATCTCCGGACCCGACGGGTACGTCTATGACGAAGAGGGCCTCAACGCCGAAAAGATCGCCTACATGCTCGAACTCCGCGCCTCGAACAACGACGTCGTGGAGCCCTATGTCGAGAAGTTCCCCAACGCGAAGTTCTTCCCCGGCCGCAAGCCCTGGGAGGTCAAAGTCGACATCGCCATGCCGTGCGCCACGCAGAACGAGCTCGACGGCGAGGATGCCAGGAAACTGCTGGCCAATGGCGTGAAGATCGTTGCCGAGGTTTCGAACATGGGCTGCCGCCCCGAAGCCATCGACGCCTTCATCGCCGCCAGGATCCCCTACGGACCCGGCAAGGCCGTGAATGCCGGCGGCGTGGCCACCTCGGGACTCGAAATGACCCAGAACGCCCAGAAGCTCAACTGGACGGCCGAAGAGGTCGATGCCAAGTTGCATCAGATCATGTCGTCGATCCACCACGCCTGCCTGGAATACGGCACCGAGGCCGACGGCTACATCAACTACATGAAGGGCGCCAACATCGCCGGATTCATGAAGGTCGCCAAGTCGATGGTCGAGCAGGGAGTGCTGTAA
- a CDS encoding beta-N-acetylhexosaminidase, with protein MKKLLLSGVALVAALTVLGSENSPAIVPVPQQVVCHPERSIDLSAATRISVPDADKELEEVAERAAQTFAREYGLAWKVDRKGSDGIQLKLDPTLDKEAYRLEIAPTGVRVQGGSPAGVFYGMQTLRQLIGQYGTSLPEIRIEDAPAFGYRGAMLDCGRHFFPVEEVKAFLDILALHKINRFHWHLTEDQGWRIEIKRYPELTKIGSRRAETVLGHNTEIYDGVPYEGYYTQQEIREVVAYAAERFIEVIPEIEMPGHASAALATYPWLGCTGDGYKVQTRWGVFPEVFCAGKESTFEFLENVLAEVIELFPSKYIHVGGDECPKASWEVCPACQQRIHDEQLKDEHELQSYFILRMEKWLNEHGRNLIGWDEILEGGISQSATIMSWRGSAGGIAAARAGNKVIMTPNTHCYLDYYQTKDPQRLEPWGIGGYIPVNKSYALDPYDQLTEAQRPYILGVQGNTWTEYIGSFAHVQHMALPRLAALAEVGWSYGRQDLADFRRRMEVLRGLYDRLGWHYAPYFFDGTDE; from the coding sequence ATGAAGAAACTGCTTTTATCCGGCGTCGCCCTGGTCGCGGCGCTGACGGTTCTCGGATCCGAGAACTCCCCAGCCATTGTGCCCGTTCCGCAGCAGGTCGTCTGCCATCCGGAACGTTCGATCGATCTCTCTGCCGCCACCCGCATCTCGGTTCCGGATGCGGACAAGGAGCTGGAAGAGGTGGCGGAACGTGCCGCGCAGACCTTTGCCCGGGAATACGGGCTTGCATGGAAAGTCGACAGAAAAGGCTCCGACGGAATCCAGCTCAAGCTCGATCCAACGCTTGACAAGGAGGCCTATCGTCTCGAAATCGCTCCGACAGGAGTTCGCGTGCAGGGCGGATCTCCGGCCGGCGTTTTCTACGGCATGCAAACCCTGCGGCAGCTCATCGGCCAGTACGGCACTTCGCTCCCGGAGATTCGGATCGAGGATGCTCCAGCGTTCGGGTACCGCGGGGCAATGCTCGACTGCGGACGCCATTTCTTCCCGGTGGAGGAGGTCAAGGCCTTCCTCGACATCCTGGCGCTGCACAAAATCAACCGCTTCCACTGGCATCTGACCGAGGATCAGGGATGGCGTATCGAGATCAAACGTTATCCCGAGCTGACAAAGATCGGCTCGCGACGTGCCGAAACGGTTCTCGGGCACAATACGGAAATCTATGACGGTGTACCCTACGAGGGATACTACACCCAGCAGGAGATCCGAGAAGTGGTGGCCTATGCCGCCGAACGCTTCATCGAGGTGATTCCCGAGATCGAGATGCCGGGGCACGCTTCGGCGGCTCTCGCAACCTACCCGTGGCTGGGATGCACCGGAGACGGATACAAGGTACAGACCCGCTGGGGCGTCTTCCCCGAGGTCTTCTGCGCCGGGAAAGAGTCGACCTTCGAGTTTCTGGAGAACGTCCTCGCGGAGGTCATCGAACTCTTCCCTTCGAAGTATATCCATGTCGGAGGCGACGAGTGTCCGAAGGCAAGCTGGGAAGTATGCCCGGCCTGCCAGCAACGGATCCACGACGAACAGTTGAAAGATGAACACGAACTGCAGAGTTATTTCATCCTGCGGATGGAAAAATGGCTCAACGAACACGGCCGCAACCTGATCGGATGGGACGAGATTCTCGAGGGCGGAATCTCGCAGAGTGCCACGATCATGTCCTGGCGCGGCTCTGCGGGCGGCATTGCGGCGGCCCGGGCCGGAAACAAGGTCATCATGACTCCCAACACGCACTGCTACCTCGACTACTACCAGACAAAGGATCCCCAGCGTCTCGAGCCCTGGGGCATCGGCGGATACATCCCGGTGAACAAATCCTACGCACTGGACCCCTACGACCAGCTGACCGAAGCGCAACGCCCCTACATCCTCGGTGTACAGGGGAATACCTGGACCGAATACATCGGCTCCTTCGCACACGTACAGCACATGGCGCTGCCGCGGCTGGCGGCCCTCGCCGAAGTGGGTTGGTCCTACGGTCGGCAGGATCTTGCCGACTTCCGGCGGCGCATGGAGGTTCTGCGCGGTCTTTACGACCGCCTGGGATGGCATTATGCACCCTATTTCTTTGACGGAACCGATGAATAG